The proteins below come from a single Spirochaetia bacterium 38H-sp genomic window:
- a CDS encoding HD domain-containing protein: protein MDNLFFDNPFGDELYKSRLRLRDADDTDPRGAYFRDATAIIHSYPFRRLKHKTQVFFSPENDHICTRIEHVMHVATVAVTICRALGLDTDLAWAIGVGHDLGHAPFGHLGESILAKKMPRGKEFHHELYSLRVVDTLAGYGEGLNLCFAVRDGIAMHCGERFEREIRPRTSDTDPARFNSLSSYPSTWEGCVVRMSDKIAYMGRDLEDAVLLKIIKKDDIPGVVREVLGASNSSIIDTLVRDLVSYSMDNGVIGFSPDVYEATLELVRFNYKKIYKSEQLTAFHEYFERILNLLHSYLSELFSRHNWDVTAYAAEKNRLARQFGDYVGKMRDVYTRREEEDWVVFDYIAGMTDDFALRSAQEIMMPGRFSMLFERIYGDDE, encoded by the coding sequence ATGGATAACCTTTTTTTTGATAATCCTTTTGGTGACGAGCTTTATAAGTCCAGGCTTAGACTGCGTGATGCAGATGATACGGATCCCCGCGGTGCTTATTTTCGGGATGCTACGGCGATTATACATTCTTATCCTTTTAGAAGGCTCAAGCATAAGACGCAGGTATTTTTTTCTCCGGAGAATGACCATATTTGTACGAGGATTGAGCATGTTATGCATGTTGCGACTGTCGCGGTTACTATTTGCAGGGCGCTGGGACTTGATACGGATCTTGCATGGGCAATTGGCGTGGGTCATGACTTGGGGCATGCGCCATTTGGCCATCTTGGGGAGAGTATTCTTGCAAAGAAGATGCCAAGAGGCAAGGAGTTTCATCATGAGTTGTACAGTCTCAGGGTTGTGGATACTCTTGCAGGTTACGGTGAGGGGCTCAACCTGTGTTTTGCTGTAAGAGATGGTATTGCCATGCATTGTGGAGAGCGCTTTGAGAGGGAGATTAGACCGCGTACTTCTGATACAGACCCTGCCAGGTTTAATTCTCTTTCTTCTTATCCTTCTACTTGGGAGGGCTGTGTTGTCAGGATGAGCGATAAAATCGCCTATATGGGCAGAGACCTCGAGGATGCTGTTTTGCTTAAGATTATAAAGAAGGATGATATTCCAGGTGTTGTGAGAGAGGTCTTGGGGGCTTCCAACAGTAGTATTATAGATACTCTTGTGCGTGATCTTGTTTCTTATTCTATGGATAACGGGGTTATAGGGTTTTCTCCTGATGTTTACGAGGCTACACTGGAGCTTGTAAGGTTTAATTATAAAAAGATTTATAAAAGCGAGCAGCTCACAGCTTTTCACGAGTATTTTGAGAGGATTCTCAACCTTCTGCACTCTTATCTCTCTGAGCTTTTTTCCAGACACAACTGGGACGTTACTGCATATGCTGCGGAGAAAAATAGGCTTGCCAGACAGTTTGGCGATTATGTGGGTAAGATGCGCGATGTGTATACAAGGAGAGAAGAGGAGGACTGGGTTGTTTTTGACTATATTGCTGGCATGACGGATGATTTTGCTCTAAGAAGCGCGCAGGAGATTATGATGCCTGGGAGGTTTTCTATGTTGTTTGAGAGAATATATGGGGATGATGAATAA
- a CDS encoding DUF434 domain-containing protein: protein MRESIFTQDFLQAAKDYRLFLDMGYPEKAVASLVGNKYRLSREQRMILYRGVLPSYESEKNAKKKISAKDINGKLIIDGYNVLLTIVNYLTGRTVFISTDSFVRDIGGIHGSIKKQDMLDRAEQLLCDFCRQHIQGEIVVFLDKPVSHSAELAVRLDRLFSSYKIHAEAVLVDSADYELKRHEGVVATSDSVVLSSAACAADLAAEILQENFSPWFPDLRECMS, encoded by the coding sequence GTGAGAGAGTCAATTTTTACGCAGGATTTCTTGCAAGCGGCAAAGGATTACAGGCTTTTTCTTGATATGGGCTATCCTGAGAAGGCTGTTGCCAGCCTTGTAGGAAATAAGTACAGATTATCGCGAGAGCAGAGAATGATACTCTATAGAGGTGTTTTGCCCTCTTATGAGTCGGAAAAAAATGCAAAAAAGAAAATATCAGCAAAAGATATAAACGGAAAGCTTATCATAGATGGGTACAATGTTTTGCTGACAATAGTAAACTATCTTACCGGCAGAACCGTCTTTATATCTACGGATAGCTTTGTGAGGGATATAGGCGGGATACATGGCAGCATAAAAAAACAGGATATGCTTGACAGAGCAGAACAGCTTCTGTGTGATTTTTGTAGGCAGCATATCCAAGGAGAGATAGTCGTATTCCTTGATAAGCCGGTGTCTCATAGTGCGGAGCTTGCTGTTAGATTGGATAGGCTTTTTTCAAGCTATAAGATTCATGCAGAGGCTGTACTTGTGGATAGTGCAGATTATGAGTTAAAAAGACATGAGGGTGTTGTTGCAACAAGCGACTCTGTTGTTCTTTCTTCTGCTGCCTGTGCAGCTGACCTTGCTGCTGAGATTTTGCAGGAGAATTTTTCTCCATGGTTTCCTGATTTGCGGGAGTGTATGAGCTAG
- the dinB gene encoding DNA polymerase IV, giving the protein MKKTVFFHVDLDSFYASVEKVENPSISGKPVIVGGLPPKRGVVSACSYEARAYGIKSGMPISQAYRLCPHGIFLPVRMNIYAEYSRKIMDILKDSCPEVRQISIDEASLDMSGMELITGNPEKAARDIKNKIKEITGITASIGIAANRYMAKIASDMDKPDGLVIIEEGAEKETIAKIPMEKLWGIGKSTLALLHKKGIDSTIKLQNCPLAKLISIAGNSLGKFLYSIARGEDPGIYSTYSKTKSVSNERTFDKDISTEEEVQKSLLKLSEMVMKRLIKEGETGKTVQIKIKYNDFTLTSAQISLPEPIRCTEELYHTALYLFTQKWNKISPIRLIGIGVSGVKKEKDLYQPALFMQKEDKKNKLEKAIVDLEIKKGKKIFTRARLLGKDGL; this is encoded by the coding sequence ATGAAAAAGACTGTTTTTTTTCATGTGGATTTGGACTCTTTTTATGCCTCTGTAGAAAAGGTAGAAAATCCGTCTATATCTGGCAAACCTGTAATAGTAGGCGGACTTCCTCCTAAGCGTGGGGTGGTATCCGCCTGCTCGTATGAGGCAAGAGCCTACGGCATAAAATCAGGCATGCCCATAAGCCAGGCATACAGGTTATGTCCTCACGGTATATTTCTCCCAGTCAGAATGAATATATATGCAGAATATTCCAGAAAAATAATGGATATTCTCAAGGATTCTTGTCCCGAGGTGAGGCAGATATCAATAGACGAGGCAAGCCTGGATATGAGTGGTATGGAGCTTATAACGGGTAATCCAGAGAAAGCCGCAAGAGACATAAAAAATAAGATAAAAGAGATAACAGGGATAACAGCATCCATAGGGATTGCAGCCAACAGATATATGGCAAAGATTGCCTCAGATATGGACAAACCCGATGGACTTGTAATCATAGAAGAGGGAGCAGAAAAGGAAACAATAGCAAAAATCCCCATGGAAAAACTGTGGGGTATAGGAAAAAGTACGCTGGCTCTTCTGCATAAAAAGGGTATAGACAGTACTATCAAGCTGCAGAACTGTCCCTTAGCAAAGCTTATAAGTATAGCAGGCAATTCTTTGGGAAAATTTTTATACAGCATAGCAAGAGGAGAAGATCCCGGGATATATAGTACATATAGCAAAACAAAATCCGTAAGCAACGAGAGAACCTTTGATAAAGACATAAGCACGGAGGAAGAAGTGCAAAAAAGTCTGCTTAAGTTGTCAGAGATGGTGATGAAACGCCTCATAAAAGAAGGAGAAACAGGGAAAACAGTCCAGATAAAGATAAAATACAACGATTTTACTCTAACATCAGCACAAATTTCCCTGCCGGAGCCTATAAGATGTACAGAAGAACTATATCATACAGCTTTGTATCTTTTTACACAAAAATGGAACAAGATAAGTCCTATAAGGCTCATAGGAATAGGCGTATCCGGTGTGAAAAAAGAAAAAGACCTGTATCAACCTGCACTTTTTATGCAAAAAGAGGACAAAAAAAATAAGCTGGAAAAAGCAATAGTAGATCTGGAGATAAAAAAAGGCAAAAAAATCTTTACCAGAGCAAGACTGCTTGGAAAAGATGGCCTTTAG
- a CDS encoding AEC family transporter, which produces MVSFLSLFTPMIKIFVLVAMGFFLKKTEQFPQDFFDQLSKLLVRFFLPIYFFAKFAKTDLSLLKDAWLFPVSAAIIVLAAMAIAFASSILIPAKILPREERKAYIALSAFGNSGYLPITNLEILATIPLIMQSFGKDLPGIYIGAYLIGSSTLLWTAGYSLITNTRITSVKKLLTPTVKGILLGLLIPLTGIQPIILSNKLPFLSIIDTLGDMGATIMPLILICLGAMLAGISVNTTEAKRYTGIALAISGIRLIALPILFYASYFLFLKTTAISKPALWVLFLETHTPTATNLSVMAMGANQHRDITGITLFVAYIVYLFIFPISLSIFLGLVL; this is translated from the coding sequence ATGGTATCCTTTTTATCTCTTTTTACCCCAATGATAAAAATATTTGTTCTTGTTGCAATGGGCTTCTTTTTAAAAAAGACAGAACAGTTTCCCCAAGATTTTTTTGATCAACTGAGCAAGCTGCTGGTGAGATTTTTTTTACCTATATACTTTTTTGCAAAATTTGCAAAAACAGACCTCAGCCTGTTAAAAGATGCATGGCTTTTTCCTGTTTCCGCAGCAATAATAGTGCTTGCCGCCATGGCAATAGCATTTGCCAGCTCCATTCTGATCCCGGCAAAAATACTGCCACGGGAAGAAAGAAAAGCATATATCGCCTTATCCGCTTTTGGCAACTCTGGATATCTGCCCATAACCAACTTGGAAATCCTAGCGACAATACCGCTTATCATGCAAAGCTTTGGCAAGGACCTGCCTGGCATATACATAGGTGCCTATCTCATAGGCTCAAGCACCCTACTTTGGACAGCAGGCTACAGTCTGATAACTAATACAAGGATAACCTCTGTAAAAAAACTCCTCACCCCTACAGTAAAAGGCATACTCCTCGGACTACTTATTCCCCTCACAGGCATACAACCAATAATACTCAGCAACAAACTGCCATTTCTCAGCATAATAGACACATTAGGGGACATGGGAGCTACAATAATGCCACTCATCCTAATCTGTCTGGGCGCAATGCTAGCTGGCATATCAGTCAACACTACAGAAGCAAAACGATACACAGGAATCGCACTTGCCATATCCGGCATAAGACTCATAGCCCTACCAATCCTCTTCTATGCAAGCTACTTTTTATTTCTCAAGACAACAGCCATAAGCAAACCCGCACTCTGGGTACTCTTCTTGGAAACACATACACCTACAGCCACCAACCTGTCAGTCATGGCCATGGGAGCAAACCAGCACCGGGACATAACCGGCATAACACTTTTTGTCGCATACATTGTATATCTATTTATATTTCCTATTTCTCTTTCTATTTTCCTGGGACTGGTTTTATAA
- a CDS encoding CoA-disulfide reductase, producing the protein MKYLIIGGVAGGATTAARLRRLDEKAEIILFERGKYISYANCGLPYYIGGTISDREMLFVQTPESFGTMFNLEVRVEQEVTAIDRDSKQVTVLNHRTGEEYKESYDKLVLSPGAEPIRPPIPGINDERIFTLRSVDDTDTIYEFIEENKPRRAVIVGAGFIGLEMAENLHQRGLKVTIVELAPQVMNVLDFEMAAEVHQHLKTKNVAFFLGDAVTAFTREGNTVKLSLKSGRTINADFVLLSIGVRPDTTLAKQANLEIGERGGIKVNKYLQTSDPDIYAVGDAIEFRNPITGKSGPTYLAGPANKQGRIAANNIVEGNKYEYKGAIATAIAKVFDLTVASTGMPEKVLKAEDIPYQSIIIHPGSHAGYYPGAMPMTLKLVFSPAGGKILGAQIVGYDGVDKRIDTIAALLQKGGTIYDLTELEHAYAPPFSSAKDPVNMAGFVAQNILEGKSRHIQWYDILEAPIGEYFLIDVRTPEENALGTIEGSVNIPVQEIRNRLDEIPRDKKVVLFCGVGLRAYIAERILRQNGYTEIYNLSGGYKTFMHMTQKQSNEDIFEGDVIEKDDILYQRGTAQQQQAVFEKRTVEVDSCGLQCPGPIMRLKKEIEKLSPGDRIVQKASDPGFARDVESWCKLTGNLLIGVETEKGIITATIEKGIPQNAENSQSGGDGATIICFSDALDKALAALVLAQGAASAGKKTTMFFTFWGLSILKKQKKPRVKKDLMGRMFSWMLPSHSKKLALSKMNFGGIGAGMMRSRMKKKNVEALEEMLDNAIKAGVRIVACQMSMDVMGVTKEELIDGAEIGGVATYMEAASKSNVNLFI; encoded by the coding sequence ATGAAATACCTTATAATAGGTGGTGTTGCAGGCGGAGCCACTACTGCGGCACGTCTCAGAAGACTTGACGAGAAGGCTGAGATAATTCTTTTTGAAAGAGGCAAATATATTTCTTACGCTAATTGCGGACTGCCTTATTATATTGGCGGGACTATTTCTGACAGGGAGATGTTGTTTGTCCAAACTCCAGAGAGCTTTGGTACAATGTTCAATCTTGAGGTAAGGGTCGAGCAGGAGGTTACTGCTATTGACCGCGACAGCAAACAGGTTACTGTTCTTAACCACAGAACAGGAGAAGAGTATAAGGAATCTTATGATAAGCTTGTGCTGTCCCCTGGCGCAGAACCTATCAGACCTCCTATTCCTGGTATCAATGATGAGAGAATTTTTACACTAAGGTCAGTGGATGACACGGATACGATTTATGAGTTTATAGAGGAGAACAAGCCCAGACGTGCAGTAATTGTCGGAGCAGGTTTTATTGGGCTTGAGATGGCAGAAAACCTGCATCAGCGAGGGCTTAAGGTAACCATCGTGGAGCTTGCACCCCAGGTTATGAATGTGCTTGATTTTGAGATGGCTGCAGAGGTGCACCAGCATCTTAAGACCAAGAATGTTGCGTTCTTCCTAGGTGATGCTGTTACTGCTTTTACAAGAGAAGGTAATACGGTAAAGCTAAGTCTTAAAAGCGGCAGAACTATCAATGCAGATTTTGTTCTTCTGTCCATAGGCGTAAGGCCTGATACTACTCTCGCAAAACAGGCCAATCTTGAGATTGGAGAAAGAGGTGGGATCAAGGTAAATAAGTATCTACAGACAAGCGATCCAGATATCTATGCAGTTGGTGATGCCATAGAGTTTAGAAATCCAATAACAGGAAAGTCGGGTCCCACCTATCTTGCAGGGCCTGCAAACAAACAGGGAAGAATAGCTGCAAACAATATTGTGGAAGGCAACAAGTATGAATACAAGGGTGCAATTGCAACTGCTATAGCAAAGGTATTTGACCTTACTGTTGCATCCACAGGAATGCCAGAAAAGGTATTAAAGGCAGAAGATATCCCCTACCAATCAATAATCATACATCCTGGCTCTCATGCAGGATATTACCCCGGTGCAATGCCAATGACGCTCAAACTTGTCTTTTCACCAGCAGGCGGAAAGATACTTGGCGCTCAGATAGTAGGCTACGACGGTGTTGATAAGAGAATAGACACAATAGCAGCCCTACTTCAGAAGGGAGGAACTATATACGACCTCACAGAACTTGAGCATGCATATGCACCCCCCTTTTCGTCAGCAAAGGACCCCGTCAACATGGCAGGCTTTGTTGCACAGAACATACTGGAAGGCAAAAGCAGACACATTCAGTGGTATGATATTTTGGAAGCACCTATAGGAGAATACTTCCTTATAGACGTACGTACCCCAGAAGAAAACGCGCTGGGTACAATAGAAGGTTCTGTAAACATACCTGTGCAGGAGATAAGAAACAGGCTGGATGAAATACCACGTGACAAGAAAGTCGTACTCTTCTGCGGAGTTGGACTCAGAGCATACATAGCAGAAAGAATCCTGAGACAAAACGGCTACACAGAGATATACAACCTCTCCGGAGGATACAAAACCTTCATGCACATGACTCAGAAACAGAGCAATGAGGACATATTTGAAGGCGATGTGATAGAAAAAGACGACATACTCTATCAAAGAGGAACAGCACAACAACAGCAGGCAGTCTTTGAAAAACGCACTGTAGAAGTGGATTCTTGTGGCCTCCAGTGCCCTGGTCCCATTATGAGACTCAAAAAAGAGATAGAAAAACTATCTCCCGGAGACAGAATCGTACAAAAAGCAAGCGACCCAGGCTTTGCACGTGATGTGGAATCCTGGTGTAAGCTTACTGGGAACCTCCTTATAGGAGTTGAGACAGAAAAAGGCATAATCACCGCAACAATAGAGAAAGGCATACCACAGAATGCAGAAAACAGTCAGAGCGGTGGAGACGGTGCAACAATAATCTGCTTCTCCGATGCACTGGACAAAGCCCTTGCAGCCCTAGTACTTGCACAAGGCGCAGCAAGTGCAGGCAAAAAAACAACAATGTTCTTCACATTTTGGGGACTCAGCATACTCAAAAAACAGAAAAAACCCCGCGTAAAAAAAGACCTCATGGGACGCATGTTCTCATGGATGCTTCCTTCCCACAGCAAAAAGCTAGCACTATCCAAGATGAACTTTGGCGGCATAGGCGCAGGCATGATGCGCAGTAGAATGAAAAAGAAAAACGTAGAAGCTCTGGAAGAAATGCTGGACAACGCAATAAAAGCCGGCGTACGCATAGTAGCCTGCCAGATGTCCATGGACGTAATGGGCGTAACAAAAGAAGAACTCATAGACGGCGCAGAAATAGGCGGCGTAGCAACCTACATGGAAGCAGCCTCAAAAAGCAACGTAAACCTATTTATATAA
- a CDS encoding MFS transporter codes for MSERKAVYKRLKTLQFLYFFSSGSATPFYSLYLRDIITYQDGSPAYPLIGLIISINGLMGLFSSPIAGYMADKLKLTGKLISLFAGITAIGAALMASLPLFKAAQIPLITLTAIGVFANIIMGLASRPIVPLIDTETMAALREDPDSGTHEFGNAKWFSSLGWATALIISGTILHFAPYLFLALATQSAAYLILSRIAIRGDRPAKPGPAPDLGILAKDRPFQLLVTFIIMISIATTSSYSFTSYIIEAAGGGYLLMGIILGLGTITEIPLYRKSSKLLKRYGNIPVISIGVSILALKLIAFVLIMPLGIPVLLFFIQLLHGIGYSLYSAGTVHLIDLLSHHSLKATYQSLYQFSWAAGSFLGSLFAGFVVGIGGSPLLMGLDAMIMIVAIGFAFFIMKPRIKTAIAER; via the coding sequence ATGTCAGAAAGAAAAGCGGTTTACAAAAGGCTTAAAACACTCCAATTTTTATACTTCTTCTCAAGCGGAAGCGCAACACCATTTTACAGCCTGTATCTCAGAGATATAATCACATATCAGGACGGAAGCCCTGCCTACCCTCTCATAGGACTAATAATATCCATAAACGGACTTATGGGACTCTTCTCAAGCCCCATAGCAGGATACATGGCAGACAAGCTAAAACTTACAGGAAAACTGATAAGCCTTTTTGCAGGGATAACAGCAATAGGCGCAGCACTCATGGCATCTCTTCCATTATTTAAAGCCGCACAAATACCGCTTATAACACTTACAGCTATTGGAGTATTTGCCAACATAATAATGGGACTTGCATCAAGACCAATAGTACCGCTGATAGACACCGAGACTATGGCTGCACTAAGAGAAGACCCTGACAGCGGAACACACGAGTTTGGCAATGCAAAATGGTTTTCATCCTTGGGATGGGCGACAGCACTAATAATATCAGGAACAATACTCCACTTTGCACCATACCTTTTTCTAGCACTGGCAACTCAGAGTGCAGCATATCTTATACTATCTCGCATAGCAATAAGAGGAGACAGACCCGCAAAACCAGGACCTGCACCAGACCTTGGAATATTGGCAAAAGACAGGCCTTTTCAGCTTCTTGTGACATTTATAATAATGATATCCATAGCGACCACAAGCTCCTACAGTTTTACAAGCTACATAATAGAAGCAGCAGGCGGAGGCTATCTGCTAATGGGCATTATACTAGGATTGGGCACCATAACAGAAATACCTCTCTATAGAAAAAGCAGCAAACTGTTAAAAAGATACGGCAACATACCCGTAATATCTATAGGAGTAAGCATACTGGCATTAAAGCTAATCGCCTTTGTGCTTATAATGCCCCTTGGGATACCAGTTCTATTATTCTTTATCCAGCTTCTTCACGGAATAGGATACAGCCTCTACAGTGCGGGAACAGTACACCTCATAGACCTGTTATCTCACCACAGTCTCAAAGCAACATATCAATCTCTGTATCAGTTCTCCTGGGCTGCAGGCTCCTTTCTGGGCTCGCTTTTTGCAGGCTTTGTCGTTGGCATAGGCGGTTCTCCCCTGCTAATGGGACTTGATGCAATGATAATGATTGTTGCAATCGGATTTGCCTTCTTTATAATGAAGCCAAGGATAAAAACGGCAATAGCAGAAAGGTAA
- a CDS encoding family 16 glycosylhydrolase — translation MKNLSKLALIFFTLLLLTISCNIEEINQLTAQIPIRTISVGDSWIIEAENYVATNGVTTEACSEGGLNVTSIDTGDWMAYNSMYYEEGTYLIEFRVAAKKPGGKMSVDLDSGSIVIGGVDIPRTGSDQTWTTVSTTVFIPGGDHALGIYASSGGWNLNWIKFTYQGNDSSSTTPSGTYTLVWSDEFDGINLDTNNWSYDTGGSGWGNNELQYYTDRTDNVKVQDGYLQITALKESYRGKSYTSGRIKTQDKVFKTYGKIEARLKLSSTGSGLWPAFWMLGNNISSVSWPACGEIDLMEHVNLDPDVYGTAHWDVNGNHVYYGNSYTADITQWHIYSIEWDNTAIRWYIDGVQYHEMNITDNVNSTEEFHAPFFLLFNIAVGGNWPGFDIDDSMFPVTMYVDWVRWYQLQ, via the coding sequence ATGAAAAACTTATCAAAACTAGCACTGATTTTTTTTACTCTTCTGTTGTTAACAATATCATGTAACATAGAAGAAATCAATCAACTAACTGCTCAAATACCTATAAGAACTATTTCTGTAGGAGACAGTTGGATAATAGAGGCTGAGAACTATGTTGCAACAAACGGAGTTACGACAGAAGCATGTTCTGAAGGCGGATTAAATGTAACATCCATAGATACAGGTGATTGGATGGCCTACAACAGTATGTACTATGAAGAAGGAACATATCTTATCGAGTTTCGGGTAGCTGCAAAAAAACCAGGCGGAAAAATGAGCGTAGACCTTGATTCTGGCTCCATAGTAATAGGGGGAGTTGATATACCAAGAACAGGTAGCGATCAGACGTGGACTACTGTCTCTACAACAGTGTTTATTCCAGGGGGTGATCATGCTCTTGGGATATATGCCTCATCAGGCGGATGGAATCTCAACTGGATAAAGTTCACATATCAGGGAAATGACTCAAGTTCTACCACGCCTAGTGGAACATATACACTTGTATGGAGTGATGAGTTTGACGGTATAAACCTGGATACAAACAACTGGTCATACGATACAGGTGGAAGCGGCTGGGGGAATAATGAACTCCAGTACTATACAGACAGAACAGATAATGTGAAGGTTCAAGATGGATATTTGCAAATTACTGCACTCAAAGAATCCTATAGAGGGAAATCCTATACATCAGGCAGAATAAAGACTCAAGACAAGGTATTTAAAACTTACGGAAAGATAGAAGCAAGATTAAAACTATCCAGCACAGGAAGTGGACTATGGCCTGCTTTCTGGATGCTTGGTAACAACATATCCTCTGTGAGCTGGCCTGCTTGTGGAGAAATAGACCTGATGGAGCATGTAAACCTTGACCCAGATGTATATGGCACTGCACACTGGGATGTAAACGGTAATCATGTTTATTATGGTAACAGCTATACCGCAGACATAACCCAATGGCATATTTATTCTATAGAATGGGATAATACTGCAATACGCTGGTACATAGATGGAGTACAATATCATGAGATGAATATTACAGACAACGTAAATAGCACAGAAGAATTTCATGCACCTTTCTTTCTGCTGTTTAATATAGCTGTAGGCGGAAACTGGCCAGGATTTGATATCGATGATTCTATGTTTCCTGTAACAATGTATGTTGATTGGGTAAGATGGTATCAACTGCAGTAA
- a CDS encoding FHA domain-containing protein gives MQDDTIMGSSPIGKRLESTGKKEKTYCLVFGNKNLPIVGKITIGRAPDNDVVIDNKLASRYHAFIQKIKNICYIKDLSSTNGTYVNGKKIPTDKYVRLSPGDEVTIGKTSLIVR, from the coding sequence ATGCAAGACGATACTATTATGGGTTCGAGTCCCATAGGTAAAAGGCTGGAGTCCACTGGCAAAAAGGAGAAGACTTATTGTCTGGTTTTTGGTAACAAGAATCTGCCTATTGTGGGCAAGATTACTATCGGCAGGGCTCCAGACAATGATGTTGTTATCGATAATAAGCTTGCAAGCAGATACCATGCGTTTATCCAGAAGATTAAAAACATCTGTTATATCAAGGATCTTTCTAGCACCAATGGTACATACGTTAATGGCAAAAAAATCCCCACGGATAAGTACGTTCGCCTTTCTCCTGGGGATGAAGTGACTATTGGTAAAACAAGTCTTATTGTGCGATAG
- a CDS encoding HU family DNA-binding protein: MKQKKIDQLPQEIQKQIEMLLSEEGQNLSEEKKELYAELWHSKYKLFVSQIQGLGMENLSWLARDDKRAALLLTFSGSLIGLGPLTEQGRSFNYYSVKFRTDVPASVSAASVQLADDIKEGHIASFENAPIRQSSAIYKIAVFKDDISTDDQILRLREAITYLTNGFVKINRTINPELSSAEQLTTKAIISQIAKENDITQKQAKKIIEDYLSLIETGMLLGEKVRLGRLGKLQLRVKAAQKARMGRNPATGEEILIPAKPATPVPVFRPSSYLKERAGLTDPAFLGIEEETSY; encoded by the coding sequence ATGAAACAAAAAAAAATTGACCAATTACCGCAGGAGATTCAAAAACAGATAGAAATGCTTCTATCAGAAGAAGGGCAGAATCTGTCCGAGGAAAAAAAAGAGCTCTATGCAGAACTATGGCATAGCAAGTACAAGCTTTTTGTATCCCAAATACAGGGATTGGGGATGGAGAACCTATCCTGGCTTGCCAGAGATGACAAAAGAGCAGCACTTTTGCTCACATTTTCCGGCTCTCTTATAGGACTTGGACCTCTTACGGAACAAGGCAGGAGCTTTAACTACTATTCCGTAAAATTCAGAACAGATGTACCTGCCTCTGTATCTGCAGCATCCGTACAACTTGCAGATGACATAAAAGAAGGCCATATAGCAAGTTTTGAAAACGCACCTATCAGACAGAGTTCTGCAATATATAAAATAGCAGTCTTTAAGGACGATATAAGCACAGACGATCAGATATTAAGACTAAGAGAAGCTATAACCTATCTTACCAACGGATTTGTAAAAATAAACAGAACAATTAACCCAGAGCTTTCATCGGCAGAACAGCTTACAACAAAAGCAATAATAAGCCAGATAGCAAAAGAAAACGACATCACCCAGAAACAGGCAAAAAAAATAATAGAAGATTATCTGTCTCTCATAGAAACAGGAATGCTATTGGGAGAAAAAGTACGTCTTGGCAGACTTGGTAAACTGCAGCTCCGAGTAAAAGCCGCACAAAAAGCAAGAATGGGCAGAAACCCTGCAACAGGAGAAGAAATCCTTATCCCTGCAAAACCTGCAACACCCGTGCCTGTATTTAGACCCTCATCCTACCTCAAAGAACGCGCAGGACTGACAGACCCCGCCTTCTTGGGTATAGAAGAAGAAACAAGCTACTAA